A genome region from Marasmius oreades isolate 03SP1 chromosome 5, whole genome shotgun sequence includes the following:
- a CDS encoding uncharacterized protein (BUSCO:EOG09264IDN), with protein MNSLSTRRLFRSCTTSLSSRTLARSSLPHRQVVASQLFRRSYSEGPADQTAEKKDETKEPPASNEEKVSNIDSEKLAEQLKVKDDEVVDLKGRLRYLQADFLNLQRNSAREKEQTRDYAISRFVTDLLETVDVLSLALKSIPPSVLSPSDTSSSSSSSFPAQEKTPTDYLQELHHGVEMTQRQLLQTLFKYHVKPFDPTGDRFDPNRHEALYQAPIPGKEPGTVVDCQKLGYTIKDRVLRAAQVGVAQETQS; from the exons ATGAACTCTCTCTCCACTCGTCGCCTTTTCCGTTCATGTACGACCTCACTCTCGTCCAGGACGCTGGCTCGTTCTTCTCTCCCTCATCGTCAGGTTGTCGCTTCCCAGTTATTCCGACGCAGTTATTCCGAGGGGCCTGCTGACCAGACAGCAGAAAAGAAGGACGAAACGAAGGAACCGCCCGCTTCAAACGAGGAGAAAGTCTCGAACATAGATTCAGAGAAACTGGCAGAGCAGTTGAAAGTCAAAGACGACGAGGTTGTCGACTTGAAA GGTCGCCTTCGGTATCTTCAGGCTGACTTCCTTAACCTTCAGCGCAATTCTGCTCGCGAAAAGGAGCAGACACGCGATTATGCTATCTCACGTTTCGTTACCGACTTGCTCGAGACCGTGGATGTCCTCTCATTAGCACTAAAATCCATTCCTCCTTCTGTTCTCTCTCCTTCCGAcacctcatcatcatcatcatcatcttttcCGGCTCAGGAAAAAACACCTACGGATtatcttcaagagcttcATCATGGGGTGGAAATGACACAACGACAACTCCTCCAGACTTTATTCAAGTACCACGTCAAACCGTTCGACCCTACCGGAGACAGGTTTGACCCCAATCGGCATGAAGCACTTTACCAGGCTCCAATACCGGGCAAGGAGCCTGGGACGGTCGTGGACTGTCAAAAACTCGGATACACGATAAAAGATCGCGTGCTGAGGGCAGCACAAGTGGGAGTAGCGCAGGAGACGCAATCGTAA
- a CDS encoding uncharacterized protein (BUSCO:EOG09262N0U), whose product MLRIRPVHLQSCWRSTLARTYSVVSPKYPPTIEILGEYHPTDEVTNITPAIISKIPLRLHKHPAHPLCTLRSLIESHYPDFSSITPPSPLVTPFKNFDELSFPKDHPGRTVTDSYYINKDLMLRTHTSAHEVEVFRDQQTKWLLTADVYRRDEIDGSHYPVFHQMEGARLFDANLSGMKEVEEDSERLEQRLLRSNIIIQDIPHISPTNPVQPEHDPVYAEAMTRNLKLSLNSLILKLFGAQQQQEPLRVRWIEAYFPFTSPSFEVEVFFGGKWLELLGCGVVVQSTLDASGVQNKIGWAFGLGLERIAMVLYSIPDIRLFWSADPRFMSQFKPGEITPFKTYSKYPSCFKDVSFWTAHGTELHENDFCDLVRDVAGDLVEDVKRIDRFVHPKTQRTSLCYRINYRSMDRSLSNEEANVVQQQVISRLQNDFGVEIR is encoded by the exons ATGTTGAGGATACGTCCCGTCCATCTGCAATCTTGCTGGCGTTCGACTTTGGCACGAACATATAGTGTGGTCAGTCCGAAATATCCCCCCACGATTGAAATTCTAGGCGAATACCACCCAACGGATGAAGTCACAAACATCACGCCTGCCATCATCTCGAAAATACCTCTCCGCCTGCACAAGCACCCCGCACACCCGCTTTGCACTCTTCGTTCTTTGATAGAATCACATTACCCCGATTTTTCCTCCATAACACCACCTTCACCCCTCGTCACACCCTTCAAGAACTTTGATGAACTATCCTTCCCAAAAGACCATCCGGGGCGCACTGTCACGGACAGTTATTACATCAACAAGGATCTCATGCTCCGAACACACACTTCTGCTCACGAAGTAGAAGTCTTTCGAGACCAACAGACCAAGTGGCTCTTGACTGCGGACGTGTATCGACGCGACGAAATAGACGGATCCCATTATCCTGTGTTTCACCAGATGGAAGGAGCAAGACTATTCGATGCAAACCTTTCTGGCATgaaggaagttgaagaagacaGTGAAAGACTGGAACAACGTTTGTTACGGTCGAATATCATCATTCAAGACATTCCGCACATCTCCCCGACAAATCCTGTCCAACCAGAACATGACCCGGTTTACGCTGAAGCTATGACGCGGAATTTGAAATTGTCTTTGAATAGCTTGATACTCAAGTTATTTGGGgcacaacaacaacaggagCCATTGAGGGTGAGGTGGATAGAGGCTTATTTTCCCTTCACAAGCCCGAGCTTCGAGGTGGAGGTGTTCTTTGGAGGGAAGTGGTTAGAACTTTTGGGCTGTGGGGTCGTCGTGCAGTCGACACTGGATGCTTCTG GTGTACAAAATAAAATTGGATGGGCCTTTGGACTAGGACTGGAACGTATTGCAATGGTATTATATTCGATCCCAGATATCAGATTGTTCTGGTCAGCAGATCCGCGCTTCATGTCCCAGTTCAAACCCGGCGAAATCACGCCGTTCAAGACGTACTCTAAATATCCATCGTGTTTTAAGGATGTTAGTTTCTGGACTGCACATGGTACAGAACTACATGAAAATGACTTTTGTGATCTTGTACGTGACGTTGCCGGAGATCTTGTGGAAGATGTCAAAAGA ATTGATCGCTTTGTTCATCCCAAAACTCAACGCACCAGCCTTTGTTACCGTATAAATTATCGGTCTATGGATAG ATCGCTGTCCAACGAGGAGGCTAACGTGGTGCAACAGCAAGTAATATCTCGCCTGCAAAACGATTTCGGAGTAGAGATTCGTTAA
- a CDS encoding uncharacterized protein (BUSCO:EOG09262M2J) yields MASIPASLGDPSSSSFSPSPSPSSSNSFPLSLYNRFSKWRSELGLPNPGSVENLQKEVKVVHLTNYAFEGGRADITKSMSMNPLFQVTHSFALGSQNTSSYNFGAIFANEKVFLQGGVDHEGNVNARMNQGWTSSHVTKMQAQISQQLGHNLLQLEHDYTGQDFNLNLKAVNPWPTDLTGVFVGSYLQSITKNIALGTEWLLQRPTPNTSEMMATYLAKYTSSDKSWIATAQAQPAGVLQATYWQKLSEKVEFAADLQLMATPMRRDAVATLGAKYDLRLSTFRAQLDSTGKVAALLEQRFTPTFAFLMSGEIDHFKNSAKVGVGVMIESSTLSQEEMEVQMQQMQSPTNPPL; encoded by the exons ATGGCCTCCATACCAGCTTCTCTCGGAGACCCTTCCTCCAGTTCCTTCTCCCCCTCGCCCTCGCCCTCATCCTCCAActctttccctctttcccTATACAACCGCTTCTCAAAATGGCGTTCAGAACTCGGTCTACCAAATCCTGGTTCTGTTGAGAACCTCCAGAAAGAAGTCAAGG TTGTTCACCTCACCAACTATGCTTTCGAAGGGGGTCGTGCCGACATCACCAAGAGCATGTCTATGAATCCATTGTTTCAAGTAACACATTCATTCGCACTGGGCTCTCAAAATACTTCCTCGTACAATTTTGGCGCCATCTTTGCCAATGAAAAG GTTTTCCTTCAAGGTGGAGTTGACCATGAAGGAAATGTTAATGCTCGCATGAACCAAGGGTGGACTTCTTCTCATGTAACCAAAATGCAAGCTCAA ATTTCTCAGCAACTCGGCCACAATCTCCTCCAGTTAGAGCACGACTACACTGGTCAAGACTTCAACCTGAACCTGAAAGCAGTAAACCCATGGCCCACCGACCTGACTGGCGTTTTCGTCGGGAGTTACCTCCAATCTATTACTAAAAACATCGCTCTCGGTACTGAGTGGCTACTACAACGACCAACCCCCAACACATCCGAGATGATGGCAACCTATCTAGCCAAATATACCAGCTCCGATAAATCATGGATCGCTACCGCCCAAGCCCAGCCAGCTGGTGTTCTCCAGGCAACATACTGGCAGAAGCTTAGTGAAAAGGTCGAATTTGCTGCCGATCTTCAACTAATGGCAACACCCATGCGGAGAGATGCGGTCGCGACTTTGGGTGCCAAATACGATCTTCGGCTGTCAACGTTCCGGGCACAACTTGACTCGACTGGTAAAGTAGCAGCGCTACTCGAGCAACGGTTTACACCCACCTTTGCTTTCTTGATGTCGGGTGAGATCGACCACTTCAAG AACTCCGCCAAGGTTGGCGTAGGTGTGATGATCGAGAGTTCTACCTTGAGTCAGGAAGAGATGGAGGTGCAAATGCAGCAGATGCAATCGCCCACGAATCCCCCTCTTTAA
- a CDS encoding uncharacterized protein (CAZy:GT15): MAALLSPSLMTPARRFVLAILVIVLCLHFMLSLFLNDYHPIPPAINSITNSLSLVHEKNSTLDYHSSHNIFLNSTTTRANATFVLLCRNTDINGVVSSIQSVEDRFNKNYNYPWVLLNEEPFTDEFKERVNIMTRSPVSFGLIPKEHWFQPDWIDEGRARAGREKMMSQGIIYGGSVPYRNMCRFNSGFFFHHELLQPYRYYWRVEPDVKFFCDIPYDPFTYMQEHDKIYSFTIALVEWEATIPTFWKTVKEFMKEYPQYVDSHNAKDFLTDNGDNYNLCHFWSNFEIADMDFWRGEAYQTFFNYLDSKGGFYYERWGDAPVHSIAAALFARRDQIHFFRDIGYRHESLQHCPSGDIWKDGRCSCDPNDTFDYHINSCLGRYERLFT; encoded by the exons ATGGCTGCTTTACTTTCCCCGTCGCTAATGACACCCGCAAGACGGTTCGTTCTTGCCATCCTCGTCATTGTT TTATGTCTTCATTTCATGCTTTCACTCTTCCTCAACGATTATCATCCTATACCCCCGGCCATCAACTCTATCACTAATAGTCTTAGTCTCGTCCACGAAAAGAACTCTACTCTCGACTATCATTCCTCGCACAACATCTTTCTCAACTCTACAACCACAAGAGCAAACGCTACTTTCGTATTGTTATGCAGGAATACCGATATCAATG GTGTTGTTTCAAGCATACAATCAGTGGAAGATCGCTTCAACAAAAACTACAACTATCCATGGGTCCTTTTGAACGAGGAACCTTTCACCGACGAATTCAAAGA ACGTGTCAACATCATGACACGGTCCCCAGTTTCTTTTGGTTTGATACCCAAAGAACATTGGTTTCAACCTGACTGGATCGATGAAGGCCGAGCAAGAGCAGGACGCGAAAAGATGATGTCTCAGGGCATCATTTATGGCG GGAGCGTTCC ATACCGTAACATGTGTCGCTTCAATTCGGGG TTTTTCTTCCACCACGAACTATTACAGCCTTATCGGTACTATTGGAG AGTAGA ACCTGACGTCAAATTTTTCTGTGATATTCCGTACGACCCGTTTACCTACATGCAAGAACACGACAAGATCTACA GTTTTACTATAGC CCTTGTTGAATGGGAAGCAACAATACCCACCTTCTGGAAAACTGTGAAAGAATTCATGAAGGAATATCCGCAATATGTGGATTCCCACAATGCTAAGGACTTTCTGACGGATAACGGCGATAACTACAACCTGTG CCATTTCTGGAGCAACTTTGAAATCGCAGATATGGATTTCTGGAGAGGAGAAGCGTACCAAACATTCTTCAACTATTTGGATTCGAAAGGGGGATTTTATTATGAA CGATGGGGAG ATGCACCTGTACACTCAATAGCCGCAGCACTGTTTGCCCGACGTGACCAGATTCACTTCTTCCGAGATATCGGTTACAGACATGAATCACTACAACATTGTCCTTCTGGAGATATCTGGAAAGATGGCCGGTGTAGCTGTGACCCCAATGACACTTTCG ACTACCATATCAACTCGTGCTTGGGCAGATACGAGCGACTCTTCACTTGA
- the MNT2 gene encoding alpha-1,2-mannosyltransferase KRE2 codes for MHRPDVKFFCDLDYDPFLYMEDKKKVYGFTISLPEYEATIPSLWETVKGFMKEYPEYVVPNNAMGFVSDDGGRTYNKCHFWSNFEIGDLDFWRGEAYSKFFEYLDSKGGFYYEVGLSLQRNRSTVTYLRRESTAMGRRSRPQHRSCSIRSKGPNSFL; via the exons ATGCACAGACCTGATGTCAAGTTCTTCTGTGATTTGGATTATGACCCCTTCTTATATATGGAGGATAAAAAGAAAGTCTATG GATTCACTATCTCGCTCCCCG AATACGAAGCAACCATTCCTTCTCTCTGGGAAACCGTGAAGG GATTCATGAAAGAATACCCTGAATACGTTGTACCTAATAATGCGATGGGATTCGTTtccgatgatggtg GCAGAACATACAACAAATGTCACT TTTGGTCTAACTTCGAGATTGGCGACCTCGACTTCTGGCGAGGAGAGGCATACTCCAAATTCTTCGAATACCTCGATTCAAAAGGAGGTTTCTATTACGAGGTTGGCCTCTCACTTCAGCGAAACCGTTCTACCGTTACTTATCTCCGCCGTGAATCCACAGCGATGGGGAGACG CTCCCGTCCACAGCATCGGAGCTGCTCTATTCGCTCGAAAGGACCAAATT CATTTCTTTAG
- a CDS encoding uncharacterized protein (BUSCO:EOG09265KPR) — MGKRKKSSRKPGPTRQKVPLDTTFTCLFCHHDKSVTVRIDRKEGIGYLVCRTCDQRYQGKVNHLTEPIDIYSEWIDAADDAQKAETIGRRPAASSSRPVAVTRSPSLEGSDIE, encoded by the exons ATGGGTAAAAGAAAAAAGTCATCTCGCAAACCAGGTCCAACGAGACAAAAAGTTCCCCTCG ATACAACTTTCACATGTCTTTTTTGCCACCATGACAAGTCAGTGACCGTCCGAATTGACAGGAAAGAAGGGATTGGATATTTGGTGTGCAGGACTTGTGACCAGCGCTATCAAGGCAAAGTTAATC ATCTAACAGAACCTATTGACATATATTCCGAGTGGATCGATGCTGCAGACGACGCACAAAAAGCTGAAACGATAGGCCGTCGGCCTGCCGCGTCCTCCAGCCGTCCAGTTGCTGTAACCAGAAGCCCATCTCTCGAAGGCAGTGATATCGAGTGA
- a CDS encoding uncharacterized protein (BUSCO:EOG0926077L), whose amino-acid sequence MDTHVFASLAQVRILLVPIGPISSTLFEKHASEIRSFDSIRLGDIPEANNDERARFTPKPLSMGHLHLSYPSHPPPAPHSPLSLIRPSHFPLAVIGIASCSQTVNISSVNSQFNSAVLTMFSGDVPYPLAKNCFVFEEGDGTSSISGNESIPGLVIFPSVMGNTKLYIGTLLADLCSNILGEFSVLLQRLENPLGNEYLNASSLPTLPPLSEMPLSLDMTSGRLPTLPSHNSHPEISRVTSLSAPQMKRNSSLGVPTAKKRISGIGAASSDGRLYKVMADLFLLSGRTQDASIWYTEALQLFKPSVDSIWQASALEGLATISVLDAWSTGQGLQTSSNTSREPWSESSDKLTQATALYCKPSIIEGEQNMSLLSYLYCTCVLRHSSLLFSIWSAKGWGPLAFTTMLHSGPIPYVPPTVTQETRDSWSKVERLSMISGVSRHSISNVIAQAHGPWLLHLGVRERISILEVMASMYSCLGYKRKEAYILREVLGCIMDLIVCGREDGSHPPFSNGAGLGIHGITANSTTQVGVRLTERSDGNQSVLELLKRVCRVLGVNLDAVKTVDLLDSPISPATDDTADNQEPFGWPELQVGVIRESIAVAEALPDFLAVAQYALSSLKTLIDVLTPGDQYHLYSTAARALSTAKRRGSSTGVEFWLSRPIVSIALAPLPLIRLPIEKPMSALQPRPSDPNTILTGATDPFLYNPRRVDNAQDRQLVIENEVLEFVVLLHNPYAFDLELECVSLSTSGVPFLSEPIRVVIPACTDQPVILEGKPQRTGNLVIRGCIVQTPGGIRKEIHLPLATFDEEERCSRDRSSLQSESDRFKYSGLEALPWEKAIKRQSKHLAKGASDRTIRYLECKVVPEQPLLRIRRTSVTHGALMLYDGEMSTLQMTLENISPLAIDFIRLVCSDSTIAPAQQALAEGNLSVFDTYETEYALINQPVFSWNKKDDMTIPPHRKTSLTISCFGKVGCTAGTIHVSYSYVHRSAPDVSDVLHTRQLSFPLMVTVYHMLECHGMDILPFPSFFPKHLDKSSKERIPTAGIDNETNWCLFAVDVRNAYGSPFKVSVDRMQDGVPDAGSSVTIPPGLTSRVIIPIRKFILSEEHTSRPIPTLSDRQFVVDKSKLPENEQKVQRELFWYREELFKSLCCRWQEANGTRFGDLSLRRQRLTLNMLETLRSETIVVRLSLVRHATGTGSAVPVAQKHGKHYPPSYHILRLRTKITNMSRTPHALTVNIHVEPTEHMIHDGALSEIPVGTLGKNESQEIDVGICFLSHGRFDINAVAKVVGNPHQHEKGMTHLACIVGPEE is encoded by the exons ATGGACACTCATGTATTTGCTTCTCTAGCTCAAGTCCGAATTCTATTGGTTCCAATAGGACCTATATCTTCTACCTTGTTTGAGAAACATGCCTCTGAAATCCGAAGTTTCGACTCCATACGCCTTGGAGACATTCCGGAGGCTAACAACGATGAACGAG CTCGATTTACACCAAAGCCCCTCTCGATGGGTCATTTACATCTGAGCTACCCTTCCCACCCCCCACCAGCTCCCCATTCACCGCTCTCTCTCATTCGAccttctcactttcctttgGCTGTTATCGGGATTGCGTCATGTTCTCAGACCGTAAACATTTCCTCTGTGAACTCTCAGTTCAATTCTGCCGTGCTCACTATGTTCTCTGGCGACGTGCCGTATCCTCTCGCGAAGAACTGCTTCGTATTCGAAGAGGGTGATGGTACTTCTAGTATTTCCGGGAATGAGAGCATTCCAGGTCTGGTAATCTTTCCAAGTGTGATGGGGAATACAAAGTTGTACATCGGGACCCTTTTGGCGGACCTTTGTTCAAACATACTTGGCGAGTTCAGTGTATTG CTTCAACGACTCGAAAACCCACTCGGCAATGAATATCTCAATGCATCCTCCCTCCCTACACTCCCTCCTCTATCAGAAATGCCTTTGTCTCTGGATATGACCAGCGGTCGCCTTCCTACATTACCCTCGCACAACAGCCACCCGGAAATATCAAGAGTAACTTCATTATCTGCGCCCCAAATGAAGCGAAACTCGTCCCTTGGCGTACCAACGGCCAAGAAACGAATCAGTGGAATCGGGGCTGCTTCATCCGATGGACGACTGTACAAAGTGATGGCCGACCTCTTTCTTTTGTCCGGAAGGACGCAAGACGCTAGTATATG GTATACTGAAGCCTTGCAATTATTCAAGCCCTCGGTTGACAGCATATGGCAGGCATCAGCCCTCGAAGGGCTAGCTACTATTTCGGTCCTCGATGCATGGTCGACTGGCCAAGGCCTA CAAACATCTTCCAATACTTCGCGAGAGCCGTGGAGTGAATCTTCAGACAAGTTGACTCAAGCGACTGCATTGTACTGTAAGCCATCAATCATCGAGGGCGAGCAGAATATGTCCTTGTTGTCATATCTCTATTGCACATGTGTCCTGCGGCATTCATCTCTGCTCTTTTCCATCTGGTCGGCCAAAGGCTGGGGACCTTTAGCTTTCACGACAATGCTACATTCTGGCCCAATCCCATACGTACCTCCTACCGTTACTCAGGAAACACGGGACTCCTGGTCTAAGGTGGAAAGGCTTAGTATGATATCTGGAGTTTCGCGCCACTCCATTTCCAATGTCATTGCTCAGGCTCACGGACCATGGCTTCTCCATCTTGGTGTCCGGGAACGAATATCCATTCTTGAGGTGATGGCTAGCATGTATTCTTGCCTGGGCTACAAGAGGAAGGAGGCCTATATACTGCGAGAAGTTCTCGGTTGTATAATGGATCTTATCGTTTGCGGACGTGAAGATGGAAGCCATCCCCCTTTTAGCAACGGGGCAGGACTTGGTATCCACGGTATAACAGCCAATTCAACCACTCAAGTCGGAGTACGCTTAACTGAGCGCTCTGATGGGAACCAGAGCGTTTTGGAGCTTCTAAAGAGAGTTTGTCGAGTGCTTGGTGTGAATTTGGATGCCGTGAAAACTGTCGACTTACTTGACAGCCCAATTTCACCTGCTACCGACGATACTGCAGATAACCAGGAGCCATTTGGATGGCCAGAACTCCAAGTAGGGGTAATCAGAGAGTCTATCGCAGTTGCTGAGGCGTTGCCCG ATTTCCTTGCTGTCGCACAATACGCCCTCTCGTCATTGAAAACCCTCATCGATGTCCTTACTCCCGGAGACCAGTATCATTTATACTCGACGGCTGCTCGTGCCTTGTCTACCGCCAAACGGAGAGGTTCCAGTACAGGAGTCGAGTTCTGGCTCAGCAGACCTATAGTCAGCATTGCCCTTGCACC ACTCCCTTTGATACGTTTACCGATTGAGAAGCCTATGTCCGCGCTTCAACCCCGACCATCCGATCCTAACACTATATTAACTGGTGCCACTGATCCATTTCTCTACAATCCTAGGCGTGTGGATAATGCTCAG GACAGACAACTCGTTATAGAGAACGAGGTCCTTGAATTCGTCGTGCTACTTCACAATCCCTATGCATTCGACTTAGAACTGGAGTGCGTATCGTTAAG CACATCGGGAGTCCCATTCCTGTCAGAGCCCATCAGGGTTGTCATTCCAGCTTGCACGGACCAGCCCGTTATCCTTGAAGGAAAACCTCAGCGAACGGGTAATCTTGTGATTCGAGGCTGCATCGTTCAGACGCCCGGAGGTATTCGAAAGGAGATTCATCTCCCGTTGGCGACtttcgatgaagaagagcgCTGTTCTCGAGATCGCAGTTCGTTGCAATCCGAATCGGACCGCTTCAAGTATTCTGGCCTCGAAGCTCTACCATGGGAGAAGGCCATCAAACGTCAGAGCAAACATCTGGCAAAAGGGGCTTCCGATAGGACAATCCGTTATCTGGAGTGCAAAGTCGTGCCCGAGCAACCGCTTCTACGAATCCGGCGTACATCTGTAACTCATGGCGCTCTTATGTTATACGACGGTGAAAT GTCAACTCTACAGATGACACTCGAGAACATATCCCCGCTAGCTATCGATTTCATACGGCTTGTCTGTAGTGACTCTACAATTGCTCCTGCTCAACAAGCGCTCGCCGAAGGCAACCTCTCGGTGTTTGACACTTATGAAACCGAGTATGCTCTAATAAACCAACCAGTGTTTTCTTGGAACAAGAAGGACGATATGACAATACCCCCTCATCGTAAAACCTCATTGACCATTTCTTGTTTCGGCAAGGTCGGTTG CACAGCGGGAACAATACATGTTTCATATTCATATGTACATCGCAGCGCCCCAGACGTTTCTGACGTCCTCCATACTCGCCAGTTATCTTTCCCCCTAATGGTCACAGTGTATCATATGTTAGAGTGCCATGGGATGGACATTCTTCCCTTCCCATCGTTCTTCCCCAAACACCTTGACAAGTCCAGCAAGGAACGGATACCCACAGCAGGCATCGACAACGAAACGAACTGGTGCTTATTTGCGGTAGATGTAAGGAACGCGTACGGTTCTCCTTTCAAGGTGTCTGTTGATCGGATGCAAGACG GCGTTCCGGATGCGGGGTCCTCTGTGACCATTCCACCTGGTCTAACATCGCG GGTCATCATTCCGATCAGGAAATTCATCCTTTCTGAAGAACATACTTCTCGGCCAATCCCTACCTTGTCCGATAGGCAATTCGTTGTAGATAAATCCAAGCTCCCTGAAAATGAACAGAAGGTACAGCGAGAGTTGTTCTGGTATCGTGAAGAGCTCTTCAAGTCACTGTGTTGTAGATGGCAAGAG GCCAACGGAACTCGATTTGGTGATTTATCCCTTCGGCGACAACGCCTCACTTTGAACATGTTGGAAACATTGCGTTCGGAGACTATTGTTGTCAGACTCTCACTTGTTCGACATGCTACCGGTACAGGTTCGGCGGTTCCTGTGGCACAAAAACATGGAAAGCATTATCCACCTTCTTATCACATACTACGTCTGCGAACGAAAATCACCAATATGTCGC GTACGCCTCACGCATTGACCGTTAATATACATGTTGAACCGACAGAGCACATGATTCATGACGGCGCGCTCTCTGAAATTCCAGTCGGCACACTCGGTAAGAATGAGTCTCAAGAAATTGATGTAGGGATATGCTTCCTCAGCCATGGTCGCTTTGATATCAATGCCGTCGCAAAAGTTGTTGGGAATCCTCATCAGCACGAGAAAGGAATGACACACCTTGCATGTATCGTGGGTCCAGAGGAGTAG